TCGACGGCGGACGGCACCGTGATCCGGTCATTTCGAGCGGGCCGGGCAGCGACCAGACGATCACCTTGCCGGGGCCGGTGACCTGGAGCGAAGCCGGAAGAAAGGATTCTCGAACCCACCGGCTACGGCCCGGAATTCGGCGCCCGACAATGTGGCTGGATCTGACTTCAGGCCGGATGACCTTCCGGAGCGCCAGCCCGGTGAGCGGGCACGACGACGGCTAGCATCAGCACCTTCGACGCGGTCGCCACACGCCCGAAAGGCCAGCGCGCGCCCCGTGCCTGCACCCGCAGAGCCGCCGCTGCGTACAACGAACTTCCTCCAGCGACGCCCCTGCCCGCGCGGCGCGCAGCCGCCCCTGCGCAGAGGTCACGAGGAGAGACATGACCATTCCCCGCCCCGTACCTCCACGACGTCGTGACGGCCTACCTCCGCCAGCATCCAGAGGAGCAACCGCTCCTTGACCGCACCGCCGCCGGGCACAACGTGACCGACCGCCGACAGTTCGACGGGCACGTGACGACCTCGGGCATCGTCACCAACGACGCCGACGAGGTGCTGCTCATCTGCCACCTCGCCTCCGGTGGCCGCTCAGGGGGTGACCGGACGTGCTGGCTGAGCTCCGAGACTGCCCCCTCTGCTGGACACAGTTCCAGGTCAGCCCCAAAGCAGCCGCACGGCACACCCCGCTGCAAAGCGGAAGCAGCCCGCCGCCGCAAACGCGAACGCACGGACGCCGACGAGGACGTTCAGACAGAACCAGCCGAGCCGACATTGCCCGTGACACCGCTGACGCCGACCGCTGTTCGCAGCTGTCCTCACTGCGACAAGCCGGTCACCATCGTCGCTCTCCTGGCTACCCCAGAAGCAGCCCGGCCCACCCTTCCTGCAGCAAGTCCGGACGTGATTCCGATGCGAAGAGGCTGATCTCCTCCGCAGGAAAACGCGAGCGAGCTACCAGCCACAAGTCGATACTCTTCCCCGGGAAAGGACGTGACAATGGCATTGGTGAAGAAGGGGTCCCGACACATCACAGTCGACGGCATCCCCTACCGCTAAATTGCTGGCATACCCTGCGGTCATGGACGACCCCGTGCTCACCGCCCGCGAACTGGTGCGGGATCGGTTTCCTGCCGCCCGGGCCGCCTTTCTGGCCGGCAGTGTGCTGACCGACCGGCGTACGCCGACCTCCGATCTGGACATCGTGGTCCTCCTGGACGGGCCGCCGGCGCCCAACCGGGAGAACCTGCTGTACCGCGGCTGGCCGGTGGAGCTGTTCGTGCAAACCGAGGCCGTCTGGCATAGCTTCGCCGACCAGGAGACCGCGAAGCGGAATTCGCCGTTGCTCGCCATGTGCTCCGAGGGCATGCTCCTCGTGGACGCGAACGGGCTGGGCGCTTCGCTCCAGGCTGAGGCGCGCGAACGGTGGGCTGCAGGCCCGCCGCCGCTCTCGGACCGTGAGCGGGACTACCAGCGGTACATCCTGACCGACCTGCTCGACGACCTGCGTGGCTGCGCGGACCCCGCCGAGCGGGTGCACGTGGTCTCGCACATGCTCCAGCGTGCCTCGGAGCTGGCCCTGCTGGTCGGCGGACACTGGCTTGGCGGAGGCAAGTGGTTGTCGCGGCGACTGGCTGCGGCCGACCCCAGGCTGCACCGCGCGTTGACCGAGGCCGCCGCGCAAGCAATCGCCGGGCACACGAGCGCCTTCGCCGCAGCCGTGGCGGAGGTGCTGGACGAAGCCGGCGGCCCGTTGTGGGACGGGTACGCCATCCGATGAGTCGGTGGTGTGGGGACTAGCCACGCAACAGGCAACGTTCGCCCTCACCAGGGAGAGCTAGCCTGGCCCACCCGTCGCAGGGAGCGTCAGTAGGCAGTGCGATGCTGACGCCAACAACTCCGCTCACGGTGATCAATGGGGGGCCGATGCCTGGTGAACGATCAAGGGCTGACTTGTCCTCGGTCTGCTTCGACTCTGCTTGGTGTGCCACCGACCTGGGTGAATACCGACCCTGCCGCTACACCTACGAGTACTACCCCTACGAGAGCCTGCCGCCGCTCGACTCCACCAAGTTCACGGGCGTCTTTCAATGGCTCGGTGGTACCGGCGAACCGGTTCTCGAACAGGTCACGGCGCTCAATCGCTTGGCAGAGAACCTTGCGGCCAAGGGCTTGACGCTGCCTCGGGACTTCGTCACCTTCCAGGCCGACTCGAAGCTGCACTGCTCGCTGGATGAGGTCTCGGTGACCTGCTGCTGGACCGATATCTCAGAGCCCCTGCCCAGTCCGGTCGAGCCTGGCGCCTTCCTCGTGCGATTCCTGCGGGATCAACAGGACTGCGTCATCTGGTACCTCTATCTCCGTCCTTCGGGTGAGGTGTTCGTGGTGCACTCCCATCTCGACTACGAGTACGAGTACGAGGCG
This DNA window, taken from Streptomyces sp. NBC_01445, encodes the following:
- a CDS encoding nucleotidyltransferase domain-containing protein, giving the protein MDDPVLTARELVRDRFPAARAAFLAGSVLTDRRTPTSDLDIVVLLDGPPAPNRENLLYRGWPVELFVQTEAVWHSFADQETAKRNSPLLAMCSEGMLLVDANGLGASLQAEARERWAAGPPPLSDRERDYQRYILTDLLDDLRGCADPAERVHVVSHMLQRASELALLVGGHWLGGGKWLSRRLAAADPRLHRALTEAAAQAIAGHTSAFAAAVAEVLDEAGGPLWDGYAIR